A genomic stretch from Ammoniphilus sp. CFH 90114 includes:
- a CDS encoding PAS domain-containing hybrid sensor histidine kinase/response regulator, translating into MATFLSYVIELENSVIYESLFEHTLDASYLIDLEGRFTTVNPATIALTGYEERELLNMSFAPIIAPEDVERVINIFDKVKQGESHKFEARIEKKDGELLDLNLSAVPAVIGNQIKGVIGIAKDITERKRAERELIQSREEAIKANQAKSEFLARMSHELRTPMNAILGFAQLLEMGNLTSSQREDVLEIRKAGHHLLNLMNEVLDLARIESGKISLSLEPVELAPLVEDCLALLQPLAEERNIRLSFHAEKHPQKFVQADRTRLKQVILNLISNAIRYNVVNGIVELSYQLNGIDQIRFNVMDKGVGIPDSELDSIFEPFYRIQPSISIEGTGVGLTITKQLVQLMGGKIGVRSKVGEGSLFWIELKKAESPFQTSREALHESIVQPEVEGFFTILYIEDNVANVTLVKRILADYSHFSLVSAQEAVTGINMAVENPPDLILLDLHLPGMDGFEALQRLRTVPSTREIPIVAVSANAMPKDIQDALNRGFEHYITKPLDVPAFIKTITHLLKSKSNTGRVHQWMN; encoded by the coding sequence ATGGCTACTTTTCTTTCTTATGTCATAGAATTAGAGAATTCCGTTATCTACGAGTCGTTGTTCGAGCATACCCTAGATGCGTCTTATCTAATAGATTTAGAAGGAAGGTTTACAACAGTCAATCCTGCTACCATAGCTTTAACGGGTTATGAGGAGCGAGAGTTGCTGAATATGTCTTTTGCTCCGATTATTGCCCCCGAGGATGTAGAGAGGGTCATAAATATATTTGATAAGGTGAAGCAGGGGGAATCCCATAAATTCGAAGCGAGGATTGAAAAAAAGGATGGAGAATTACTAGACTTAAATCTATCGGCGGTTCCTGCTGTTATTGGAAACCAGATAAAGGGCGTCATTGGTATAGCCAAAGATATAACGGAACGCAAGAGGGCGGAGAGAGAGCTCATCCAGTCTAGAGAGGAAGCGATTAAAGCGAACCAAGCGAAGTCCGAATTTCTTGCACGTATGAGTCATGAGTTACGAACCCCGATGAATGCGATCTTAGGCTTTGCCCAACTGCTAGAGATGGGAAACTTAACCTCTTCACAACGAGAAGATGTGTTGGAGATTCGTAAAGCTGGACATCATCTCTTAAATCTAATGAACGAGGTCCTTGATTTAGCAAGAATCGAGTCAGGAAAAATATCGTTGTCACTCGAACCTGTAGAACTTGCCCCTCTAGTTGAGGATTGCTTAGCATTATTGCAGCCTTTAGCAGAAGAACGGAACATTCGACTCTCCTTTCATGCAGAGAAGCACCCTCAGAAATTTGTTCAAGCGGATCGCACACGCTTGAAGCAGGTCATACTTAATCTGATTTCGAATGCGATTCGATATAATGTAGTGAACGGTATTGTTGAATTATCCTATCAACTGAACGGAATAGATCAGATAAGATTCAATGTAATGGACAAGGGGGTGGGAATACCAGATTCCGAGTTAGACTCGATATTTGAGCCCTTTTACCGTATCCAACCTAGCATATCTATTGAAGGAACAGGGGTGGGGCTGACGATAACGAAGCAGTTGGTACAATTAATGGGTGGTAAAATAGGGGTCCGTAGTAAGGTAGGAGAAGGAAGTCTGTTTTGGATTGAACTAAAGAAGGCAGAGAGCCCGTTCCAAACGAGTAGGGAGGCGCTTCATGAATCGATAGTTCAACCAGAGGTGGAAGGTTTCTTTACGATCCTTTACATTGAAGATAATGTAGCTAATGTCACTTTAGTAAAGCGAATCTTAGCGGATTACTCCCATTTTAGCTTAGTCTCGGCCCAGGAGGCAGTAACAGGAATCAACATGGCTGTGGAGAATCCTCCAGATCTTATTTTACTTGATCTTCATTTACCGGGGATGGATGGATTTGAGGCCTTACAACGCCTTCGTACGGTTCCTTCCACTCGAGAAATCCCTATTGTAGCGGTCAGCGCTAATGCCATGCCGAAGGATATTCAAGACGCGTTAAATCGGGGGTTTGAGCACTATATTACCAAGCCACTGGATGTTCCAGCATTTATAAAAACGATTACCCATCTCTTAAAGTCTAAGTCGAATACAGGCAGGGTACACCAATGGATGAACTGA
- a CDS encoding methyl-accepting chemotaxis protein has protein sequence MNKVKFSVGRKLFLAFFSILLFMGSLGGLSINRMDFMNSKTELITTSWMPGVGSINNINYLTEKILTLTLRHVLIHDDSQMGAIEEERENLVKEIQKQMDVYQETIYLEEDQKNFDQLRAIWNEYLLLNSQTIDLSKKGQFEEATRLINTGLSVFNAMQQPLDKLVEINHDGAIAAGEDAKVAYQASSYIILVLFLVSLGIAIFLIVFLSRQIAQPLRKVTDSLKSVSMGDLTVVDVQVKNRDEIGELAESFNVMKNNLHQLVYQVGLHAEQVAASSEELTASAEQTSKATEQISLTMEEVAAGSEQQASTVGQTSQSVNAMAKATLQIAASSSQVTATSVQASQLAQEGNRAVQTTSKQMNSIHYTVTDLAGVIKDLGTRSNEIGAIVQVITEIASQTNLLALNAAIEAARAGENGRGFAVVADEVRKLAEQSAGSAQQIAQLIQFVQQQTDRAVDFMDNVKLEVTEGIQIVQQAGTAFEQIRQSVEGVTDQIKDVSNEAQQMKGTVEEVVQAIEVIGEVAKETAAGTQNVSAATEEQLASMEEISSSALALSNLSEELQNLISKFKV, from the coding sequence ATGAATAAGGTTAAGTTTTCGGTTGGAAGGAAGTTGTTTCTAGCTTTTTTCTCCATATTATTGTTCATGGGTTCACTAGGTGGTTTATCCATCAACAGAATGGACTTTATGAATAGTAAGACGGAGCTCATTACCACGAGCTGGATGCCCGGAGTAGGGTCTATTAATAATATTAATTATTTGACTGAGAAGATCTTAACACTCACTTTAAGACATGTATTAATTCATGATGATAGTCAGATGGGGGCCATAGAGGAAGAACGTGAAAATCTAGTAAAAGAAATCCAAAAGCAAATGGATGTTTATCAAGAAACAATCTATCTTGAGGAGGATCAAAAGAATTTTGATCAACTAAGAGCGATATGGAACGAGTATCTACTGCTTAATTCGCAAACGATAGACCTAAGCAAAAAGGGACAGTTTGAAGAGGCAACAAGATTAATCAATACGGGCCTATCCGTTTTTAATGCTATGCAGCAACCTCTTGATAAACTGGTTGAGATTAACCATGACGGAGCGATTGCCGCGGGTGAAGATGCAAAGGTAGCTTATCAAGCAAGTAGTTATATCATTTTGGTATTATTCCTAGTATCCTTGGGTATTGCGATCTTCCTTATTGTGTTTCTATCACGTCAGATTGCACAGCCCCTGAGAAAAGTGACGGACTCTCTTAAGTCTGTTTCAATGGGAGATCTGACGGTTGTGGATGTTCAGGTCAAAAACCGAGATGAAATAGGAGAGTTAGCGGAATCCTTTAATGTGATGAAGAATAACTTGCATCAGTTGGTCTATCAGGTCGGACTGCACGCGGAACAAGTGGCGGCATCCTCTGAAGAATTAACAGCAAGTGCTGAACAAACAAGCAAAGCGACAGAGCAAATTTCATTGACGATGGAAGAGGTTGCTGCGGGCTCAGAGCAGCAGGCTTCAACTGTAGGTCAAACATCCCAATCGGTGAACGCAATGGCTAAGGCTACTTTGCAAATTGCAGCTAGTTCAAGTCAGGTTACGGCAACATCTGTTCAAGCCTCACAATTAGCACAAGAAGGGAATCGAGCTGTTCAAACCACAAGTAAACAGATGAACTCGATTCACTATACCGTAACGGACTTGGCAGGCGTAATTAAGGACCTTGGAACAAGATCAAATGAGATTGGAGCTATCGTTCAAGTCATTACCGAAATTGCTTCACAAACGAATCTATTAGCTTTAAATGCCGCAATTGAAGCAGCGCGTGCAGGGGAGAATGGTCGAGGTTTTGCTGTCGTAGCGGATGAAGTAAGGAAATTAGCGGAGCAATCAGCAGGTTCCGCTCAACAAATTGCTCAACTCATTCAATTCGTTCAACAGCAAACCGATAGAGCTGTTGACTTTATGGATAATGTAAAATTAGAGGTAACAGAAGGTATACAGATTGTTCAACAAGCAGGCACTGCCTTCGAACAGATTAGGCAATCGGTAGAGGGAGTAACGGATCAAATAAAGGATGTATCTAATGAGGCTCAGCAGATGAAGGGCACGGTAGAGGAGGTTGTTCAAGCTATTGAAGTGATAGGGGAAGTAGCTAAGGAAACCGCTGCCGGGACGCAAAATGTATCAGCCGCGACAGAAGAGCAACTAGCCTCGATGGAAGAAATCTCTTCTTCTGCCCTTGCCTTATCGAACCTGTCTGAAGAGCTGCAAAATTTAATCTCAAAGTTTAAAGTGTAA